A genome region from Camarhynchus parvulus chromosome 15, STF_HiC, whole genome shotgun sequence includes the following:
- the RNF185 gene encoding E3 ubiquitin-protein ligase RNF185 — translation MASKGPTASASTKSSSTGGTSGSSSSNGSGDNANQDNTFECNICLDTAKDAVISLCGHLFCWPCLHQWLETRPNRQVCPVCKAGISRDKVIPLYGRGSTGQQDPREKTPPRPQGQRPEPENRGGFQGFGFGDGGFQMSFGIGAFPFGIFATAFNINDGRPPPAVPGTPQYVDEQFLSRLFLFVALVIMFWLLIA, via the exons ATGGCAAGCAAAGGACCCACGGCTTCTGCATCAACAAAGAGCTCCAGTACTGGAGGGACCAGTGGTAGCAGCAGCAGTAATGGTTCTGGGGACAACGCTAATCAGGACAACACTTTTGAATGCAACATCTGTTTAGACACTGCCAAGGATGCAGTTATCAGCTTGTGTGGGCACCTCTTTTG TTGGCCTTGTTTACACCAG tGGCTAGAGACCAGGCCAAACAGACAAGTGTGTCCTGTATGCAAAGCAGGAATCAGTCGAGATAAAGTTATTCCTCTCTATGGAAGAGGTAGCACTGGGCAACAGGACCCCAG AGAGAAAACTCCACCACGACCCCAGGGACAGAGACCTGAACCAGAGAACAGAGGG GGATTCCAGGGCTTTGGGTTTGGTGATGGTGGCTTCCAGATGTCCTTCGGAATTGGGGCGTTTCCCTTTGGTATATTTGCAACAGCCTTCAACATAAACGACGGGCGACCTCCTCCAG ctgttccaGGGACTCCTCAATATGTGGATGAGCAGTTCCTTTCCCGCCTCTTCCTGTTTGTGGCACTGGTGATAATGTTCTGGCTGTTGATTGCATAA